Proteins co-encoded in one Solea senegalensis isolate Sse05_10M linkage group LG8, IFAPA_SoseM_1, whole genome shotgun sequence genomic window:
- the LOC122773536 gene encoding transcription elongation factor SPT5-like: MSDSEDSDFSDNQSDRSSDGEAEEVEENEETASPVGSDKVAEEEGEDLEDEEEYDEEEEEDDDERPRKKPRHGGFILDEADVDDEYEDEEDQWEEGAEDILEKVNEEAEVSNIDHVVLDEDHSGSRRLQNLWRDSREEALGEYYMRKYAKSSGGEHHSGGSEELSDDITQQQLLPGVKDPNLWTVKCKIGEERATAIALMRKFIAYQFTDTPLQIKSVVAPDHVKGYIYVESYKQTHVKSAIEGIGNLRMGFWNQQMVPIKEMTDVLKVVKEVTNLKPKSWVRLKRGLYRDDIAQVDYVELSQNTISLKMIPRIDLDRIKAKMSLKDWFSKKKYKRPAQRLFDAEKIRSLGGEVSHDGDFMIFEGNRYSRKGFLFKSFAMSAVITDGVKPTLSELEKFEDQPEGIDLEVVTESGKEREHNLQAGDNVEVCEGELINLQGKILSVDGNKITIMPKHEDLKDPLEFPAHELRKYFRMGDHVKVIAGRYEGDTGLIVRVEENFVILFSDLTMHELKVLPRDLQLCSETASGVDAGGQHEWGELVQLDPQTVGVIVRLERETFQVLNMHGKVLTVRHQAVNRRKDNRFAVALDSEQNNIHVKDIVKVIDGPHSGREGEIRHLFRGFAFLHCKKLVENGGMFVCKTRHLVLAGGSKPRDVTNFTVGGFAPMSPRISSPMHHGGGGAQQRGGGGGGGGGGGGGGGGGGPGGGMGRGRGRRDNELIGQTVRISQGPYKGYIGVVKDATESTARVELHSTCQTISVDRQRLTTMGAKRHGGMTSAHGRTPMYGSQTPMYGTGSRTPMYGSQTPLHDGSRTPHYGSQTPLHDGIEQLNMQISFQAFT, translated from the exons GAGACGGCTAGTCCGGTGGGCAGCGACAAGGTagctgaggaggagggagaggacctggaggacgaggaagaatatgatgaggaagaggaggaggacgatgatgagCGTCCCAGGAAGAAGCCAAGACACGGAGGATTCATCCTGGATGAAGCCG ACGTGGATGATGAgtatgaggatgaggaggatcaGTGGGAGGAAGGAGCTGAAGACATCTTGGAGAAAG TTAACG AGGAGGCTGAAG TGTCAAACATCGACCATGTGGTTTTGGACGAGGATCACTCTGGATCCAGGCGGCTACAGAACCTCTGGAG AGACTCCAGAGAGGAGGCTCTGGGTGAATATTACATGAGGAAATATGCCAAGTCCTCAGGAGGAGAGCA TCACTCTGGAGGCTCTGAGGAACTGTCGGATgacatcacacagcagcagctgcttcctGGTGTcaa GGATCCAAACCTGTGGACAGTGAAGTGTAAG ATTGGAGAAGAGCGAGCGACAGCCATTGCATTGATGAGGAAGTTCATTGCCTACCAGTTCACTGACACA CCACTGCAGATTAAATCCGTGGTCGCCCCTGATCATGTTAAAGGCTACATCTACGTGGAGTCATACAAACAGACGCATGTCAAGTCAGCCATCGAGGGCATCGGGAACCTGAGAATGGGCTTCTGGAACCAGCAGATGGTTCCCATCAAAGAAATGACAGATGTCCTCAAGGTCGTCAAAGAGGTCACCAACCTGAAGCCCAAGTCCTGGGTGCGACTGAAGAGAGGCCTGTACAGGGACGACATCGCTCAG gTTGATTATGTGGAGCTGAGTCAGAACACAATCTCCCTGAAGATGATCCCGCGAATAGACCTGGACCGAATCAAGGCCAAGATGAGTCTG AAAGATTGGTTCTCAAAGAAGAAGTACAAGAGGCCTGCTCAGAGGCTGTTTGATGCTGAGAAGATCAG GTCCCTGGGCGGGGAGGTCAGCCATGATGGAGACTTCATGATCTTCGAGGGGAACCGTTACAGCCGCAAAGGATTCTTGTTTAAAAGTTTTGCCATGTCTGCTGTG ATCACAGATGGCGTGAAGCCCACTCTGTCTGAGCTGGAGAAGTTTGAAGACCAGCCCGAAGGAATCGACCTGGAGGTTGTCACAGAGTCAG GTAAGGAGCGTGAACACAACCTGCAAGCTGGTGACAATGTGGAGGTGTGTGAGGGAGAGTTGATCAACCTACAGGGAAAAATCCTGAGTGTGGACGGCAACAAGATCACCATCATGCCCAAACATGAAGACCTTAAG GACCCTCTGGAGTTCCCAGCTCACGAGTTGCGTAAATACTTCCGTATGGGCGACCATGTTAAGGTGATCGCTGGGCGTTACGAAGGAGACACCGGTCTCATCGTCAGAGTGGAAGAAAACTTTGTCATACTCTTCTCCGACCTCACCATGCACGAG TTGAAGGTGTTACCTAGAGACCTGCAGCTTTGCTCAGAGACGGCGTCTGGTGTCGATGCTGGGGGACAGCATGAATGGGGAGAGCTGGTTCAACTTGACCCACAGACAGTTGGAGTCATTGTCCgtttggagagagagacattccAA GTGTTGAACATGCACGGGAAGGTGCTAACAGTGCGTCACCAGGCAGTGAACCGTAGGAAAGACAACCGCTTTGCTGTTGCGCTCGACTCGGAGCAGAACAACATCCATGTCAAGGACATTGTGAAGGTCATCGACGGGCCGCACTCT ggCCGCGAAGGCGAAATTCGACACCTGTTCCGAGGCTTTGCCTTCCTTCACTGCAAGAAGCTGGTGGAGAACGGAGGCATGTTTGTCTGCAAGACGCGACATCTGGTGTTAGCGGGTGGATCCAAG ccAAGAGATGTGACCAACTTCACTGTGGGAGGATTCGCTCCAATGAGTCCTCGCATCAGCAGCCCCATGCACCATGGTGGAGGAG GTgcgcagcagagaggaggaggaggaggaggaggaggaggaggaggtggtggcggcggcggcggcggcccTGGAGGAGGAATGGGAAGGGGCAGAGGACGGAGAGACAATGAACTGATTGGTCAGACAGTTCGTATCTCGCAGGGTCCTTACAAAG GATACATTGGGGTGGTTAAGGACGCAACGGAGTCAACGGCCCGAGTGGAACTTCACTCCACTTGTCAGACCATTTCTGTGGACAGACAGCGCCTGACCACCAT GGGAGCTAAGAGACACGGCGGAATGACGTCGGCACATGGACGCACGCCGATGTACGGCTCCCAGACTCCCATGTATGGCACCGGCTCCAGAACGCCGATGTACGGCTCTCAGACACCACTGCACGACG GAAGCCGTACGCCTCACTACGGCTCTCAGACGCCACTGCATGATGGGATAGAGCAATTAAATATGCAGATTTCTTTCCAGGCTTTCACTTAA